From the Sandaracinaceae bacterium genome, one window contains:
- a CDS encoding protein kinase, with product MSFPAPVTSPADDDAEDPSGLVGRVLADRYRVTGLLGVGGIGRVYRAVHLVLKREVALKVLLEHYQCVPELQRRFEREAMALAALSHPNIVTITDFVSTRDATFLVMELVEGRDLDELLEAEGAVPPVAAFAIMEQTLSCLAYAHARDVIHRDLKPQNVLVRELPGDRVHATVLDFGLAKFMDGSGPAANLTKTGLVVGTPAYMAPEQASGGRADQRADVYAAGIMFFEMLAGTHPFEGFEGADLLRQHLLTRAPTLASVCPGARIAPELESFVARALEKDGADRFADGGAMLDAFLALPPDAFSPAGGVTGKRAIRSDAPTAIGLKPTAPAMPAALSAHGEPRRGGGLAWIMAAIMAAIAIGAITWIYLRGPSAPTPTPPPTGAVGPSPATETTAATAPTNDAPTDDAPEAGDGDPTGAVEGDDEEDLEDEAEGEDTPLAVADDAPEDEPEEEIAPPAERPAARNPWREGTPRALVPIRRRVARGHPITTRHIRAVQQYRRRNPSDLRGRLALAQVYVARGWLTNALRQYRGAYRRDPSVRGDPRMRRDLARMTGLAPLHGEATDTLVEIYGEEARATLGRLLRREPDAETQRRYRAALDRLPAPD from the coding sequence GTGTCCTTCCCCGCTCCGGTGACCTCGCCCGCGGACGACGACGCCGAAGACCCTTCGGGCCTCGTCGGACGCGTCCTCGCGGACCGCTATCGCGTCACCGGCCTGCTCGGCGTCGGCGGCATCGGACGGGTCTACCGCGCCGTGCACCTCGTCCTGAAGCGCGAGGTCGCGCTGAAGGTGCTGCTCGAGCACTACCAGTGCGTGCCGGAGCTGCAGCGGCGCTTCGAGCGAGAGGCGATGGCCCTCGCGGCTCTCTCGCACCCGAACATCGTCACCATCACCGACTTCGTCTCGACCCGCGACGCGACCTTCCTCGTGATGGAGCTGGTGGAGGGGCGCGATCTGGACGAGCTCCTCGAGGCCGAGGGCGCGGTGCCGCCCGTCGCCGCCTTCGCCATCATGGAGCAGACCCTCTCGTGCCTCGCGTACGCGCACGCGCGCGACGTCATCCACCGCGACCTCAAGCCGCAGAACGTGCTCGTGCGCGAGCTGCCCGGGGATCGCGTGCACGCGACGGTGCTCGACTTCGGGCTCGCCAAGTTCATGGACGGCTCCGGCCCGGCCGCGAACCTGACCAAGACCGGGCTCGTCGTCGGCACCCCGGCCTACATGGCCCCCGAGCAGGCGAGCGGGGGCCGCGCTGATCAGCGCGCGGACGTCTACGCGGCCGGGATCATGTTCTTCGAGATGCTCGCGGGCACCCACCCGTTCGAGGGCTTCGAGGGCGCCGATCTCCTGCGGCAGCACCTCCTGACCCGCGCCCCCACGCTGGCGTCGGTGTGCCCGGGCGCTCGCATCGCCCCCGAGCTCGAGTCGTTCGTCGCGCGCGCGCTCGAGAAGGACGGCGCGGACCGCTTCGCCGACGGCGGCGCCATGCTCGACGCGTTCCTCGCGCTGCCGCCGGACGCGTTCTCACCCGCAGGCGGCGTGACCGGCAAACGCGCCATCCGCTCCGACGCGCCGACCGCCATCGGGCTGAAGCCCACCGCGCCGGCCATGCCCGCCGCGCTGAGCGCCCACGGAGAGCCGCGACGGGGCGGTGGGCTGGCGTGGATCATGGCCGCGATCATGGCCGCCATCGCCATCGGCGCGATCACGTGGATCTATCTTCGGGGCCCGAGCGCCCCCACGCCGACGCCGCCTCCGACCGGCGCGGTCGGGCCCTCGCCCGCGACCGAGACGACCGCCGCGACCGCGCCCACCAACGACGCGCCGACCGACGACGCGCCGGAGGCCGGGGACGGAGACCCGACGGGGGCGGTCGAGGGTGACGACGAGGAGGACCTCGAGGACGAAGCGGAGGGCGAGGACACCCCGCTCGCGGTGGCGGACGACGCCCCCGAGGACGAGCCGGAGGAGGAGATCGCGCCCCCCGCAGAGCGCCCCGCGGCCCGAAACCCGTGGCGAGAGGGGACGCCCCGGGCGCTGGTCCCGATCCGCCGTCGCGTCGCGCGCGGCCACCCGATCACCACGCGCCACATCCGGGCGGTGCAGCAGTATCGGCGACGAAACCCGTCGGACCTCCGCGGGCGACTCGCGCTGGCCCAGGTCTACGTCGCGCGGGGCTGGCTCACGAACGCGCTCCGTCAGTACCGCGGGGCCTACCGCCGGGACCCGAGCGTGCGTGGCGATCCCCGCATGCGCCGCGATCTCGCGCGCATGACCGGCCTCGCGCCGCTGCACGGGGAGGCGACGGACACGCTCGTGGAGATCTACGGCGAAGAGGCCCGCGCCACGCTCGGCCGGCTCCTGCGCCGGGAGCCCGACGCGGAGACGCAGCGTCGATACCGAGCCGCGCTGGATCGCTTGCCGGCCCCCGACTGA
- a CDS encoding GntR family transcriptional regulator: MPEGTAVDTCEAAIRDWILSGEVSPGERLPPERRLAERLGVNRTTLRGALSRLASARLLTVRQGSGYVVQDYRRVAGLELLPEVVALAEARGDGIGPIVKDLLEVRRRLATMALERFVDHPRPGAADRVEAAVDRFAELMGSSPTEEEVVDADLAVIGEFLEASGSAVLGLCLNPISFVVQSLAPLRAALYVDPDTNVAAYRLLVLWMRSPSRDAIARVAEQLERRDAETVARVTRAAAEG; this comes from the coding sequence ATGCCCGAAGGTACGGCGGTCGACACCTGCGAAGCCGCGATCCGTGACTGGATCCTCTCCGGCGAGGTGAGCCCGGGCGAGCGGCTGCCCCCCGAGCGCCGGCTCGCCGAGCGGCTCGGCGTGAACCGCACGACGCTGCGGGGCGCGCTCAGCCGGCTGGCGAGCGCGCGGCTGCTCACCGTGCGGCAGGGCAGCGGCTACGTCGTGCAGGACTATCGTCGCGTGGCCGGCCTCGAGCTGCTCCCGGAGGTCGTCGCGCTCGCGGAGGCGCGCGGGGACGGGATTGGCCCCATCGTGAAGGACCTGCTCGAGGTCCGGCGCAGGCTCGCCACGATGGCGCTCGAGCGCTTCGTGGACCACCCACGCCCGGGCGCGGCCGACCGCGTGGAGGCGGCCGTCGATCGCTTCGCGGAGCTGATGGGGTCGAGCCCGACCGAGGAGGAGGTGGTCGACGCCGATCTCGCGGTGATCGGGGAGTTCCTGGAGGCGAGCGGCTCGGCGGTGCTGGGGCTCTGCCTCAACCCGATCAGCTTCGTGGTGCAGTCCCTGGCCCCCCTCCGGGCCGCCCTGTACGTCGACCCCGACACGAACGTCGCCGCCTACCGTCTCCTCGTGCTCTGGATGCGGAGCCCGTCGCGCGACGCGATCGCGCGGGTGGCCGAGCAGCTCGAGCGACGCGACGCCGAGACCGTGGCGCGGGTGACGCGGGCAGCCGCCGAGGGGTGA